A single region of the Salvelinus sp. IW2-2015 linkage group LG20, ASM291031v2, whole genome shotgun sequence genome encodes:
- the LOC111981223 gene encoding prolyl 4-hydroxylase subunit alpha-2 isoform X4: MREHLSLLALALVYCCFWSVQAEVYTSIGQMTDLIYTEKELVQSLKEYIQAEESKLAAVKSWANKLDVLTRASTSDPEVYLAHPVNAYKLMKRLNTEWSELESLVLQDPSDGFISNMTVHRQYFPDEEDEKGAAKALMRLQDTYKLDSESFSKGKLPGMHQNAILTVDDCYDMGKTAYNEADYYHAVLWMQQALRQMDAGEEHVVSKADVLDYLSYSVYQMGDLPRAIELTRRLVAIDSSHQRAGENLRYFEKLLSKQLKELNQEVQEPATEEPIQLGTYKRPKDYLPEREIYEGLCRGEGVKMTSERRSRLYCRYHDGNRNPRLLLQPMKEEDEWDSPHIVRYLNALSDSEIEKIKQLAKPRLARATVRDPKTGVLTTANYRVSKSAWLEGEEDPVIERVNQRIEDITGLTTQTAELLQIANYGVGGQYEPHFDFSRRPQDIMVDGNRLATFLNYKDEPDAFKTLGTGNRVATFLNYMSDVEAGGATVFPDFGAAIYPKKGTAVFWYNLFRSGEGDYRTRHAACPVLVGCKWVSNKWIHERGQEFRRPCGLTEVD; the protein is encoded by the exons ATGAGGGAACACCTGTCTCTCCTAGCCCTGGCTCTGGTTTATTGCTGCTTCTGGAGCGTTCAGGCTGAAGTCTACACCTCTATAG GTCAAATGACAGACCTGATATACACAGAGAAGGAGTTGGTTCAGTCCTTGAAAGAATATATCCAAGCAGAGGAGTCCAAACTTGCTGCTGTGAAAAG CTGGGCTAACAAGCTGGACGTGCTGACGCGTGCCTCCACCTCAGACCCAGAGGTCTACCTGGCCCACCCCGTCAACGCCTACAAGCTGATGAAGAGACTCAACACCGAGTGGTCCGAGCTGGAGAGCCTTGTGCTGCAGGACCCCTCAGATG GGTTCATCTCCAACATGACTGTACACAGGCAGTACTTCCCTGACGAGGAGGATGAGAAAGGTGCTGCCAAGGCACTGATGCGTCTCCAGGACACGTACAAACTGGATTCAGAGAGTTTCTCCAAGGGCAAACTTCCTG GTATGCACCAGAATGCCATCCTGACAGTAGATGACTGTTACGACATGGGGAAGACGGCGTACAACGAGGCAGACTACTACCACGCGGTGCTGTGGATGCAGCAGGCCCTCAGGCAGATGGATGCAGGGGAGGAGCACGTGGTGTCCAAGGCRGATGTCCTGGACTATCTCAGCTACTCCGTRTACCAGATGGGAGACCTGCCCCGCGCCATCGAGCTGACACGCCGCCTAGTGGCCAtcg ACTCGAGCCACCAGAGGGCAGGAGAGAACCTGCGTTACTTTGAGAAGCTGCTGTCCAAGCAGCTGAAGGAGCTGAACCAAGAGGTCCAGGAGCCGGCCACAGAGGAGCCCATCCAGCTGGGGACCTACAAGAGACCCAAGGACTACCTGCCTGAGAGGGAGATCTACGAGGGCCTGTGTAGGGGAGAGGGAGTCAAAATG ACCAGTGAGCGGCGCAGCCGGCTGTACTGCCGCTACCATGACGGGAACAGGAACCCTCGCCTGCTGCTCCAGCCCATGAAGGAGGAGGACGAGTGGGACAGCCCACACATCGTCCGTTACCTCAACGCCCTTTCAGACTCAGAAATTGAGAAGATTAAGCAGCTGGCCAAGCCCAGg CTTGCGAGAGCTACTGTTCGAGACCCCAAAACAGGCGTCCTGACCACAGCAAACTACAGGGTATCAAAAAG TGCCTggctggagggggaggaggacccTGTTATTGAGCGTGTCAACCAGAGGATAGAGGACATCACAGGCCTGACAACGCAGACTGCCGAGTTACTCCAG ATTGCTAACTATGGGGTCGGAGGACAATATGAGCCACATTTTGATTTCTCCAGG CGTCCTCAGGACATCATGGTCGATGGAAATAGACTTGCTACCTTCCTGAACTAC AAAGATGAACCTGATGCTTTCAAAACATTAGGCACTGGAAATCGTGTGGCTACTTTTTTAAATTAC ATGAGTGATGTTGAAGCGGGAGGAGCAACTGTGTTCCCAGACTTTGGAGCAGCTATATATCCCAAAAAG GGAACTGCAGTCTTCTGGTACAACCTCTttaggagtggagagggagactACAGGACTAGACACGCTGCCTGTCCTGTCTTAGTAGGATGTAAATGGG
- the LOC111981223 gene encoding prolyl 4-hydroxylase subunit alpha-2 isoform X2, which produces MREHLSLLALALVYCCFWSVQAEVYTSIGQMTDLIYTEKELVQSLKEYIQAEESKLAAVKSWANKLDVLTRASTSDPEVYLAHPVNAYKLMKRLNTEWSELESLVLQDPSDGFISNMTVHRQYFPDEEDEKGAAKALMRLQDTYKLDSESFSKGKLPGMHQNAILTVDDCYDMGKTAYNEADYYHAVLWMQQALRQMDAGEEHVVSKADVLDYLSYSVYQMGDLPRAIELTRRLVAIDSSHQRAGENLRYFEKLLSKQLKELNQEVQEPATEEPIQLGTYKRPKDYLPEREIYEGLCRGEGVKMTSERRSRLYCRYHDGNRNPRLLLQPMKEEDEWDSPHIVRYLNALSDSEIEKIKQLAKPRLARATVRDPKTGVLTTANYRVSKSAWLEGEEDPVIERVNQRIEDITGLTTQTAELLQIANYGVGGQYEPHFDFSRKDEPDAFKTLGTGNRVATFLNYMSDVEAGGATVFPDFGAAIYPKKGTAVFWYNLFRSGEGDYRTRHAACPVLVGCKWVSNKWIHERGQEFRRPCGLTEVD; this is translated from the exons ATGAGGGAACACCTGTCTCTCCTAGCCCTGGCTCTGGTTTATTGCTGCTTCTGGAGCGTTCAGGCTGAAGTCTACACCTCTATAG GTCAAATGACAGACCTGATATACACAGAGAAGGAGTTGGTTCAGTCCTTGAAAGAATATATCCAAGCAGAGGAGTCCAAACTTGCTGCTGTGAAAAG CTGGGCTAACAAGCTGGACGTGCTGACGCGTGCCTCCACCTCAGACCCAGAGGTCTACCTGGCCCACCCCGTCAACGCCTACAAGCTGATGAAGAGACTCAACACCGAGTGGTCCGAGCTGGAGAGCCTTGTGCTGCAGGACCCCTCAGATG GGTTCATCTCCAACATGACTGTACACAGGCAGTACTTCCCTGACGAGGAGGATGAGAAAGGTGCTGCCAAGGCACTGATGCGTCTCCAGGACACGTACAAACTGGATTCAGAGAGTTTCTCCAAGGGCAAACTTCCTG GTATGCACCAGAATGCCATCCTGACAGTAGATGACTGTTACGACATGGGGAAGACGGCGTACAACGAGGCAGACTACTACCACGCGGTGCTGTGGATGCAGCAGGCCCTCAGGCAGATGGATGCAGGGGAGGAGCACGTGGTGTCCAAGGCRGATGTCCTGGACTATCTCAGCTACTCCGTRTACCAGATGGGAGACCTGCCCCGCGCCATCGAGCTGACACGCCGCCTAGTGGCCAtcg ACTCGAGCCACCAGAGGGCAGGAGAGAACCTGCGTTACTTTGAGAAGCTGCTGTCCAAGCAGCTGAAGGAGCTGAACCAAGAGGTCCAGGAGCCGGCCACAGAGGAGCCCATCCAGCTGGGGACCTACAAGAGACCCAAGGACTACCTGCCTGAGAGGGAGATCTACGAGGGCCTGTGTAGGGGAGAGGGAGTCAAAATG ACCAGTGAGCGGCGCAGCCGGCTGTACTGCCGCTACCATGACGGGAACAGGAACCCTCGCCTGCTGCTCCAGCCCATGAAGGAGGAGGACGAGTGGGACAGCCCACACATCGTCCGTTACCTCAACGCCCTTTCAGACTCAGAAATTGAGAAGATTAAGCAGCTGGCCAAGCCCAGg CTTGCGAGAGCTACTGTTCGAGACCCCAAAACAGGCGTCCTGACCACAGCAAACTACAGGGTATCAAAAAG TGCCTggctggagggggaggaggacccTGTTATTGAGCGTGTCAACCAGAGGATAGAGGACATCACAGGCCTGACAACGCAGACTGCCGAGTTACTCCAG ATTGCTAACTATGGGGTCGGAGGACAATATGAGCCACATTTTGATTTCTCCAGG AAAGATGAACCTGATGCTTTCAAAACATTAGGCACTGGAAATCGTGTGGCTACTTTTTTAAATTAC ATGAGTGATGTTGAAGCGGGAGGAGCAACTGTGTTCCCAGACTTTGGAGCAGCTATATATCCCAAAAAG GGAACTGCAGTCTTCTGGTACAACCTCTttaggagtggagagggagactACAGGACTAGACACGCTGCCTGTCCTGTCTTAGTAGGATGTAAATGGG
- the LOC111981223 gene encoding prolyl 4-hydroxylase subunit alpha-2 isoform X3: protein MREHLSLLALALVYCCFWSVQAEVYTSIGQMTDLIYTEKELVQSLKEYIQAEESKLAAVKSWANKLDVLTRASTSDPEVYLAHPVNAYKLMKRLNTEWSELESLVLQDPSDGFISNMTVHRQYFPDEEDEKGAAKALMRLQDTYKLDSESFSKGKLPGMHQNAILTVDDCYDMGKTAYNEADYYHAVLWMQQALRQMDAGEEHVVSKADVLDYLSYSVYQMGDLPRAIELTRRLVAIDSSHQRAGENLRYFEKLLSKQLKELNQEVQEPATEEPIQLGTYKRPKDYLPEREIYEGLCRGEGVKMTSERRSRLYCRYHDGNRNPRLLLQPMKEEDEWDSPHIVRYLNALSDSEIEKIKQLAKPRLARATVRDPKTGVLTTANYRVSKSAWLEGEEDPVIERVNQRIEDITGLTTQTAELLQIANYGVGGQYEPHFDFSRRPQDIMVDGNRLATFLNYMSDVEAGGATVFPDFGAAIYPKKGTAVFWYNLFRSGEGDYRTRHAACPVLVGCKWVSNKWIHERGQEFRRPCGLTEVD, encoded by the exons ATGAGGGAACACCTGTCTCTCCTAGCCCTGGCTCTGGTTTATTGCTGCTTCTGGAGCGTTCAGGCTGAAGTCTACACCTCTATAG GTCAAATGACAGACCTGATATACACAGAGAAGGAGTTGGTTCAGTCCTTGAAAGAATATATCCAAGCAGAGGAGTCCAAACTTGCTGCTGTGAAAAG CTGGGCTAACAAGCTGGACGTGCTGACGCGTGCCTCCACCTCAGACCCAGAGGTCTACCTGGCCCACCCCGTCAACGCCTACAAGCTGATGAAGAGACTCAACACCGAGTGGTCCGAGCTGGAGAGCCTTGTGCTGCAGGACCCCTCAGATG GGTTCATCTCCAACATGACTGTACACAGGCAGTACTTCCCTGACGAGGAGGATGAGAAAGGTGCTGCCAAGGCACTGATGCGTCTCCAGGACACGTACAAACTGGATTCAGAGAGTTTCTCCAAGGGCAAACTTCCTG GTATGCACCAGAATGCCATCCTGACAGTAGATGACTGTTACGACATGGGGAAGACGGCGTACAACGAGGCAGACTACTACCACGCGGTGCTGTGGATGCAGCAGGCCCTCAGGCAGATGGATGCAGGGGAGGAGCACGTGGTGTCCAAGGCRGATGTCCTGGACTATCTCAGCTACTCCGTRTACCAGATGGGAGACCTGCCCCGCGCCATCGAGCTGACACGCCGCCTAGTGGCCAtcg ACTCGAGCCACCAGAGGGCAGGAGAGAACCTGCGTTACTTTGAGAAGCTGCTGTCCAAGCAGCTGAAGGAGCTGAACCAAGAGGTCCAGGAGCCGGCCACAGAGGAGCCCATCCAGCTGGGGACCTACAAGAGACCCAAGGACTACCTGCCTGAGAGGGAGATCTACGAGGGCCTGTGTAGGGGAGAGGGAGTCAAAATG ACCAGTGAGCGGCGCAGCCGGCTGTACTGCCGCTACCATGACGGGAACAGGAACCCTCGCCTGCTGCTCCAGCCCATGAAGGAGGAGGACGAGTGGGACAGCCCACACATCGTCCGTTACCTCAACGCCCTTTCAGACTCAGAAATTGAGAAGATTAAGCAGCTGGCCAAGCCCAGg CTTGCGAGAGCTACTGTTCGAGACCCCAAAACAGGCGTCCTGACCACAGCAAACTACAGGGTATCAAAAAG TGCCTggctggagggggaggaggacccTGTTATTGAGCGTGTCAACCAGAGGATAGAGGACATCACAGGCCTGACAACGCAGACTGCCGAGTTACTCCAG ATTGCTAACTATGGGGTCGGAGGACAATATGAGCCACATTTTGATTTCTCCAGG CGTCCTCAGGACATCATGGTCGATGGAAATAGACTTGCTACCTTCCTGAACTAC ATGAGTGATGTTGAAGCGGGAGGAGCAACTGTGTTCCCAGACTTTGGAGCAGCTATATATCCCAAAAAG GGAACTGCAGTCTTCTGGTACAACCTCTttaggagtggagagggagactACAGGACTAGACACGCTGCCTGTCCTGTCTTAGTAGGATGTAAATGGG
- the LOC111981223 gene encoding prolyl 4-hydroxylase subunit alpha-2 isoform X1: MREHLSLLALALVYCCFWSVQAEVYTSIGQMTDLIYTEKELVQSLKEYIQAEESKLAAVKSWANKLDVLTRASTSDPEVYLAHPVNAYKLMKRLNTEWSELESLVLQDPSDGFISNMTVHRQYFPDEEDEKGAAKALMRLQDTYKLDSESFSKGKLPGMHQNAILTVDDCYDMGKTAYNEADYYHAVLWMQQALRQMDAGEEHVVSKADVLDYLSYSVYQMGDLPRAIELTRRLVAIDSSHQRAGENLRYFEKLLSKQLKELNQEVQEPATEEPIQLGTYKRPKDYLPEREIYEGLCRGEGVKMTSERRSRLYCRYHDGNRNPRLLLQPMKEEDEWDSPHIVRYLNALSDSEIEKIKQLAKPRLARATVRDPKTGVLTTANYRVSKSAWLEGEEDPVIERVNQRIEDITGLTTQTAELLQIANYGVGGQYEPHFDFSRKDEPDAFKTLGTGNRVATFLNYIHELYLNIGLQLIDISMFLNHLTNRCHRFNLITNLVDGCRKKGGQKQDISPWSLCQSISVHIAACCTPHPLPTTCYLVSWSMLILYA; this comes from the exons ATGAGGGAACACCTGTCTCTCCTAGCCCTGGCTCTGGTTTATTGCTGCTTCTGGAGCGTTCAGGCTGAAGTCTACACCTCTATAG GTCAAATGACAGACCTGATATACACAGAGAAGGAGTTGGTTCAGTCCTTGAAAGAATATATCCAAGCAGAGGAGTCCAAACTTGCTGCTGTGAAAAG CTGGGCTAACAAGCTGGACGTGCTGACGCGTGCCTCCACCTCAGACCCAGAGGTCTACCTGGCCCACCCCGTCAACGCCTACAAGCTGATGAAGAGACTCAACACCGAGTGGTCCGAGCTGGAGAGCCTTGTGCTGCAGGACCCCTCAGATG GGTTCATCTCCAACATGACTGTACACAGGCAGTACTTCCCTGACGAGGAGGATGAGAAAGGTGCTGCCAAGGCACTGATGCGTCTCCAGGACACGTACAAACTGGATTCAGAGAGTTTCTCCAAGGGCAAACTTCCTG GTATGCACCAGAATGCCATCCTGACAGTAGATGACTGTTACGACATGGGGAAGACGGCGTACAACGAGGCAGACTACTACCACGCGGTGCTGTGGATGCAGCAGGCCCTCAGGCAGATGGATGCAGGGGAGGAGCACGTGGTGTCCAAGGCRGATGTCCTGGACTATCTCAGCTACTCCGTRTACCAGATGGGAGACCTGCCCCGCGCCATCGAGCTGACACGCCGCCTAGTGGCCAtcg ACTCGAGCCACCAGAGGGCAGGAGAGAACCTGCGTTACTTTGAGAAGCTGCTGTCCAAGCAGCTGAAGGAGCTGAACCAAGAGGTCCAGGAGCCGGCCACAGAGGAGCCCATCCAGCTGGGGACCTACAAGAGACCCAAGGACTACCTGCCTGAGAGGGAGATCTACGAGGGCCTGTGTAGGGGAGAGGGAGTCAAAATG ACCAGTGAGCGGCGCAGCCGGCTGTACTGCCGCTACCATGACGGGAACAGGAACCCTCGCCTGCTGCTCCAGCCCATGAAGGAGGAGGACGAGTGGGACAGCCCACACATCGTCCGTTACCTCAACGCCCTTTCAGACTCAGAAATTGAGAAGATTAAGCAGCTGGCCAAGCCCAGg CTTGCGAGAGCTACTGTTCGAGACCCCAAAACAGGCGTCCTGACCACAGCAAACTACAGGGTATCAAAAAG TGCCTggctggagggggaggaggacccTGTTATTGAGCGTGTCAACCAGAGGATAGAGGACATCACAGGCCTGACAACGCAGACTGCCGAGTTACTCCAG ATTGCTAACTATGGGGTCGGAGGACAATATGAGCCACATTTTGATTTCTCCAGG AAAGATGAACCTGATGCTTTCAAAACATTAGGCACTGGAAATCGTGTGGCTACTTTTTTAAATTAC ATCCATGAACTCTATTTGAATATTGGACTTCAATTGATTGACATTTCCATGTTTCTCAACCATTTGACAAATCGGTGTCACCGATTTAACCTAATCACTAACCTAGTAGATGGTTGTCGGAAGAAAGGTGGTCAAAAACAGGACATTTCCCCTTGGAGTCTCTGTCAGTCAATTTCAGTGCATATTGCGGCGTGTtgtaccccccaccccctccccacaaCATGCTACCTTGTTTCTTGGTCCATGCTAATACTGTATGCATGA